A genomic region of Terriglobales bacterium contains the following coding sequences:
- a CDS encoding aldehyde dehydrogenase family protein codes for MATVTEAAIARAKNYVNGQWTDPAGKKAPERRNPANFDDVVGVVPFSSREEARAAVGVALAAFPGWRNTPAPVRGKIIARAAQIMSEQIDDLARILTREEGKTINESKGEILRSINVLEFMAGQARLLGGETLPSELPKNFAYTIKQPLGVVAIITPWNFPVAIPVWKIAPALVAGNTVVFKPATITAFTAMKVVEIFAAAGVPAGVLNLVIGSGSEVGDELMSNAAVKAVSFTGSNEVGSALYAQGARRMMKVQCEMGGKNPLVVLADADMDLAVASALQGAFGSTGQRCTATSRVVVEESIADEFVARLKAQTEKLVVGDGSKPVVNMGPSVDDGQFRTVLEYLEIGKKEGARLVCGGSRLTGGAYDKGFFVAPTIFDHVRPNMRIAQEEIFGPVLSIIRVKNFEEALEVANGVIFGLSSSIYTQDVSRIFEFIDRIETGITHVNSPTTGGEAHVPFGGMKGTGVGLREQGTVAIDFFTELKSVYVDYTGKKRESNIY; via the coding sequence ATGGCTACCGTTACAGAAGCCGCCATTGCGCGTGCGAAGAACTACGTAAACGGCCAATGGACCGATCCGGCCGGCAAGAAGGCCCCCGAGCGGCGCAATCCCGCCAACTTCGACGATGTGGTTGGCGTCGTGCCGTTTTCATCGCGCGAAGAGGCGCGCGCGGCGGTTGGCGTCGCCCTCGCCGCTTTCCCCGGTTGGCGCAACACGCCAGCCCCGGTGCGCGGCAAGATCATCGCCCGCGCCGCGCAGATCATGAGCGAGCAGATCGACGACCTGGCCCGCATCCTCACGCGCGAGGAAGGCAAGACGATCAACGAATCGAAAGGCGAAATCCTGCGCTCCATCAACGTGCTCGAGTTCATGGCCGGACAGGCGCGCCTGCTGGGCGGAGAGACGCTCCCCTCCGAGCTGCCCAAAAACTTTGCTTACACCATCAAACAGCCCCTGGGCGTGGTCGCGATCATCACGCCGTGGAACTTCCCCGTCGCCATTCCGGTGTGGAAGATTGCGCCCGCGCTCGTGGCCGGCAACACCGTCGTCTTCAAGCCGGCGACCATCACGGCGTTCACCGCGATGAAGGTCGTCGAAATCTTCGCCGCCGCGGGCGTGCCTGCCGGCGTGCTGAACCTGGTGATCGGCAGCGGCTCGGAAGTGGGCGACGAATTGATGTCAAACGCTGCCGTCAAGGCGGTCAGCTTCACCGGCTCCAACGAAGTGGGCAGCGCGCTTTACGCGCAGGGCGCCAGGCGCATGATGAAGGTCCAATGCGAGATGGGCGGCAAAAACCCGCTCGTCGTGCTGGCCGACGCCGACATGGACCTGGCCGTGGCCAGCGCGCTCCAGGGCGCGTTCGGCTCCACCGGCCAGCGCTGCACGGCGACCAGCCGCGTGGTGGTTGAAGAATCCATCGCCGACGAGTTTGTCGCGCGCCTCAAAGCGCAAACCGAAAAGCTGGTGGTCGGCGACGGCTCCAAGCCCGTCGTCAACATGGGCCCATCGGTGGACGACGGCCAGTTCAGGACCGTGCTCGAATACCTGGAGATCGGCAAGAAGGAAGGCGCCAGGCTGGTGTGCGGCGGCTCGCGCCTGACCGGCGGCGCGTACGACAAGGGCTTCTTCGTCGCGCCCACCATCTTTGACCACGTCCGTCCCAACATGCGCATCGCCCAGGAAGAGATTTTCGGGCCAGTGCTTTCCATCATCCGGGTAAAGAATTTCGAAGAAGCGCTCGAAGTGGCCAACGGCGTCATCTTCGGGCTCAGCTCGTCCATCTACACGCAGGATGTTTCCCGAATCTTCGAGTTCATTGATCGCATCGAAACCGGCATTACGCACGTGAATTCACCTACAACCGGCGGAGAAGCGCACGTGCCCTTCGGCGGCATGAAGGGCACCGGCGTCGGACTGCGCGAGCAGGGCACGGTGGCCATCGACTTCTTCACCGAGCTGAAGTCGGTGTACGTGGACTACACGGGCAAGAAGCGCGAATCGAACATTTACTAG
- a CDS encoding aspartate aminotransferase family protein, whose amino-acid sequence MTKDEIIRKYKQYLFPSVTTYFADPLVTDHARMQYLWDADGKQYLDFFGGIVTISVGHTNPRVTEKVKAQVDKLQHASTLFPNEQIVALAEKIAQITPGEITKSFFSNSGTEANETAIQLARIHTGNFEIVALRHAYSGRSQLAQALTGQNTWRKSLPGGWGVTHAINPYCYRCPLGKTYPDCGVACAQDVEAVIQTTTSGQIAAFIAEPIQGLGGFITPPKEYFKLVFKIVKDYGGLFIADEVQTGWGRTGKKWFGIEQWEVTPDIITAAKGMANGAPIGGTFTRPEIAESFRGLQISTFGGNPVTSIAARATIELIEQDRLMDNADTVGRYFRAGLEDLQRKYPLIGDVRGMGLMQAMELVKDRTTKEPAPQETSQVLEEARRAGLLIGKGGLYGNVVRMSPPLNIAKSDVDEAIKKLDAAFAKVSQPAMALNAK is encoded by the coding sequence ATGACCAAAGACGAAATCATTCGCAAGTACAAGCAGTACCTGTTCCCCAGCGTCACCACCTACTTCGCCGATCCGCTGGTGACCGACCACGCGCGCATGCAGTACTTGTGGGACGCCGACGGCAAGCAGTATCTGGACTTTTTCGGCGGCATCGTCACCATCTCGGTCGGCCACACCAACCCGCGCGTCACCGAAAAAGTGAAGGCGCAGGTGGACAAGCTCCAGCACGCCTCCACGCTCTTTCCCAACGAGCAGATCGTGGCGCTGGCGGAAAAGATCGCGCAGATCACGCCCGGCGAGATCACCAAGAGCTTTTTCTCCAACAGCGGCACCGAGGCGAACGAAACCGCCATCCAGCTGGCGCGCATCCACACCGGGAATTTCGAGATCGTGGCGCTGCGGCACGCCTACAGCGGGCGCTCGCAGCTGGCGCAGGCGCTCACCGGCCAGAACACCTGGCGCAAGTCGCTGCCCGGCGGATGGGGCGTGACGCACGCCATCAATCCGTATTGCTATCGCTGCCCGCTCGGCAAGACGTATCCCGATTGCGGCGTGGCCTGCGCGCAGGACGTCGAAGCCGTCATTCAGACAACGACCAGCGGCCAGATCGCGGCGTTCATCGCCGAGCCCATTCAGGGCCTGGGCGGCTTCATCACGCCGCCCAAGGAGTACTTCAAGCTCGTCTTCAAGATCGTGAAGGACTATGGCGGCCTGTTCATCGCCGACGAAGTGCAGACCGGCTGGGGGCGCACCGGCAAGAAGTGGTTCGGCATCGAGCAGTGGGAGGTCACGCCCGACATCATCACCGCCGCCAAGGGCATGGCCAACGGCGCGCCCATCGGCGGCACGTTCACGCGTCCGGAAATCGCCGAGAGCTTTCGTGGACTGCAGATTTCCACCTTCGGCGGCAATCCGGTCACTTCCATTGCGGCCCGCGCCACCATCGAGCTCATCGAGCAGGACCGCCTCATGGACAATGCCGATACCGTGGGCCGCTACTTCCGCGCCGGCCTGGAAGACTTGCAGCGCAAGTACCCGCTCATCGGCGACGTGCGCGGCATGGGCCTGATGCAGGCGATGGAGCTGGTGAAAGACCGCACCACGAAAGAACCCGCGCCGCAGGAGACGTCGCAGGTGCTCGAAGAAGCGCGCCGCGCCGGCCTGCTGATCGGCAAAGGCGGCCTCTATGGCAACGTGGTCCGCATGTCGCCGCCGCTGAACATTGCCAAGAGCGACGTGGACGAAGCGATCAAAAAGCTGGATGCGGCGTTTGCGAAGGTGAGCCAGCCGGCGATGGCATTGAATGCAAAATGA
- a CDS encoding adenosine deaminase — protein sequence MKRIVLSLLLLAALAHAQTSQKAEPTTNANERGAARYLESIRKQPLLLYDFLHRMPKGGDLHNHVTGAVYAETYIQWAAGDGLCVRRTTLVLEKPPCDEAAGRPPAARALADPVLYREMVDAYSMRHFSGALPSGHDHFFDMFGKVSAVSHSTHVADMIAETVSRAGQNNVQYMELMVDDLDQGKGLALGANLGWDDRSESFESFRQRIDQNGAAEIVASGRKYLDQLEAGMRKTLRCDASGPQRDPGCDVTVRYIFEVYRGLPKAMVFAQTQIGFAMAAADPRIVSVNPVMPEDGYTEMHDFDLHMRMFQYFHQRYPQVKLTMHAGELSFGLVPPDGLRNHIRDTAQKAGAQRIGHGVDVMWEDDPASLLRELRDKKIAVEICLTSNDMILGVRGPRHPLNIYLSHGVPVTIATDDEGVARSTITNEYQRAVEEHGLTYPQLKQIAGNAIEYSFADDTTKQQLRARLAKAWIDFEKDCCGK from the coding sequence ATGAAGCGAATAGTCCTCAGCCTTCTTCTGCTCGCGGCATTGGCGCACGCGCAGACGTCTCAGAAAGCAGAGCCCACGACGAACGCCAACGAACGGGGCGCCGCGCGCTACCTTGAATCCATCCGCAAGCAGCCGCTGCTGCTCTATGACTTCCTGCATCGCATGCCCAAGGGCGGCGACCTGCATAACCACGTGACCGGCGCGGTGTACGCGGAGACTTACATTCAGTGGGCCGCCGGCGACGGCCTGTGCGTCCGGCGCACGACGCTGGTGCTGGAGAAGCCTCCGTGCGACGAGGCCGCCGGGCGCCCGCCCGCCGCCCGGGCGCTCGCCGATCCGGTGCTCTACCGCGAGATGGTGGACGCCTACTCCATGCGACATTTTTCCGGCGCGCTTCCGTCCGGCCACGACCACTTCTTCGACATGTTCGGCAAAGTCAGTGCCGTGAGCCATTCCACGCACGTCGCCGACATGATCGCCGAGACCGTTTCGCGCGCCGGGCAGAACAACGTGCAGTACATGGAGTTGATGGTGGACGACCTCGACCAGGGCAAGGGCCTCGCGCTCGGCGCAAACCTCGGCTGGGACGACCGCAGTGAGAGCTTCGAAAGCTTCCGCCAGCGCATTGACCAGAACGGCGCGGCGGAGATCGTCGCCAGCGGCCGCAAGTATCTCGACCAGCTCGAGGCCGGCATGCGCAAGACGCTGCGCTGCGACGCGAGCGGCCCGCAGCGCGACCCGGGGTGTGACGTGACCGTCCGTTACATCTTCGAGGTCTATCGCGGCCTGCCCAAGGCGATGGTCTTCGCGCAAACCCAGATTGGCTTCGCCATGGCGGCGGCCGATCCGCGCATCGTGTCGGTGAATCCCGTCATGCCCGAAGACGGCTATACCGAGATGCACGACTTCGACCTGCACATGCGCATGTTTCAGTATTTTCACCAACGTTATCCGCAGGTAAAGCTGACCATGCACGCCGGCGAACTCTCGTTCGGGCTCGTGCCGCCCGACGGGCTGCGCAACCACATTCGCGACACCGCGCAAAAAGCGGGCGCGCAGCGCATCGGCCACGGCGTGGACGTGATGTGGGAAGACGATCCGGCATCGCTGTTGCGCGAGCTGCGCGACAAAAAGATCGCCGTCGAGATCTGTCTGACGTCGAACGACATGATCCTCGGCGTGCGCGGCCCGCGCCACCCGCTGAACATCTACCTGTCGCACGGCGTGCCCGTGACGATTGCCACCGACGACGAAGGCGTGGCGCGCTCCACCATCACCAACGAGTATCAGAGAGCCGTCGAGGAGCACGGGCTGACGTATCCGCAGCTCAAGCAGATCGCCGGCAACGCCATCGAGTACAGCTTTGCCGACGACACCACGAAGCAGCAGTTACGCGCGAGGTTAGCGAAAGCATGGATTGATTTTGAAAAGGATTGCTGCGGAAAGTGA
- a CDS encoding nitrilase-related carbon-nitrogen hydrolase: MARTVRCGLIQASTPVTGDRPLAAIKKAMLDKHLKMIEQAAKKKVQILSLQELFYGPYFCAEQNARWYDLTERVPDGPTTKLMQKIAAKHRMVIVAPIYEEEMTGLYYNTAAVIDADGAYLGKYRKHHIPHVHPGFWEKFYFTPGDTGYPVFATKYARVGVYICYDRHFPEGARILGLNGAEIVFNPSATVAGLSEYLWELEQPAHAVANGYFVGAINRVGVEKPWAIGEFYGKSYFCNPRGKIVAQASRHKDELVVADLDLDMIQEVRRTWQFFRDRRPDSYGPLTAQSGKGAAAAD, encoded by the coding sequence ATGGCCCGCACTGTCCGCTGCGGCCTTATCCAGGCCAGCACGCCCGTCACCGGCGACCGCCCGCTGGCCGCCATCAAGAAGGCGATGCTCGACAAGCACCTGAAGATGATCGAGCAGGCCGCGAAGAAAAAAGTGCAAATCCTCTCGCTGCAGGAGCTGTTTTACGGCCCGTATTTCTGCGCCGAGCAGAACGCCCGCTGGTACGACCTGACCGAGCGCGTCCCCGACGGCCCTACGACCAAGCTCATGCAGAAGATCGCCGCCAAGCACCGCATGGTGATTGTCGCGCCGATTTACGAAGAAGAAATGACGGGGCTGTACTACAACACCGCCGCCGTCATCGACGCCGACGGCGCGTACCTGGGCAAGTATCGCAAGCACCACATCCCGCACGTGCATCCGGGATTCTGGGAAAAGTTCTACTTCACGCCGGGCGACACCGGATATCCGGTCTTCGCGACGAAGTACGCGCGCGTGGGCGTGTACATCTGCTACGACCGCCATTTTCCCGAGGGCGCGCGCATTCTCGGCCTGAACGGCGCCGAGATCGTGTTCAATCCGTCGGCCACCGTGGCCGGCCTGTCGGAGTATTTGTGGGAACTGGAGCAGCCGGCGCACGCCGTCGCCAACGGATACTTTGTCGGCGCCATCAATCGCGTGGGCGTGGAAAAGCCGTGGGCGATCGGCGAGTTCTACGGCAAGAGCTATTTCTGCAATCCGCGCGGCAAGATCGTGGCCCAGGCCAGCCGCCACAAAGACGAGCTGGTGGTCGCCGACCTCGATCTGGACATGATCCAGGAGGTGCGGCGCACCTGGCAGTTCTTCCGCGACCGCCGGCCCGACAGCTACGGCCCGCTCACGGCGCAGAGCGGCAAGGGCGCGGCGGCGGCGGACTAG